Proteins encoded in a region of the Panicum hallii strain FIL2 chromosome 3, PHallii_v3.1, whole genome shotgun sequence genome:
- the LOC112887709 gene encoding NDR1/HIN1-like protein 10: MCCSGTDSCVVRCCCRLFVLLLSAGFVVLIYWANFQPHQIRATVASATLSNLTVSNASSAAEVSYNLAVTLSLYNPSVRVGIYYDALHADLRFRDAVLGPAANGTSPPEFYQRRKTSDDVRLEFDYGRGVAVGSDVAGELETEIKSGGAVSLELHVDLRVRYKFRIFKLRQKPGIRCSLSIPVKAEGRGPGVGGAVVSGDRCRVKY; the protein is encoded by the coding sequence ATGTGTTGCAGCGGCACCGACAGCTGCGTCGTCAGGTGCTGCTGCCGCTTGTTCGTGTTGCTCCTATCCGCCGGCTTCGTCGTGCTCATCTACTGGGCCAACTTCCAGCCCCACCAAATTCGCGCCACCGTCGCGTCCGCCACCCTCTCCAACCTCACCGTCTCCAACGCCTCGTCCGCCGCGGAGGTCTCCTACAACCTCGCCGTCACCCTCAGCCTCTACAACCCCAGCGTCCGCGTCGGCATCTACTACGACGCCCTCCACGCCGACCTCCGCTTCCGCGACGCCGTCCTCGGCCCGGCCGCCAACGGCACCTCCCCGCCCGAGTTCTACCAGCGCAGGAAGACTAGCGACGACGTGAGGCTGGAGTTCGACTACGGCCGGGGCGTCGCCGTCGGCAGCGACGTGGCCGGGGAGCTCGAGACCGAGATCAAGAGCGGGGGCGCGGTGAGCCTGGAGCTCCACGTCGACCTGCGGGTGAGGTACAAGTTCAGGATTTTCAAGCTGCGGCAGAAGCCGGGGATACGGTGCTCGCTGAGCATCCCGGTCAAGGCGGAGGGCCGGGGCCCCGGCGTCGGCGGCGCTGTGGTCTCCGGCGACCGGTGCAGGGTCAAGTACTGA
- the LOC112887546 gene encoding NDR1/HIN1-like protein 3 translates to MATGGSGGGGGATRRNCCGGFCGFLFTVGFIVLIYWAIFQPHHIRAAVDSATLSNLTVSNNAASAADVSYHLAVKLSLYNPSARVNIYYDALDAELRFRDAVVIGPAASDTSPSEFYQRSKTNEVVKVEFDYGAQGVAVAGDVAGELEKEMRSGGPVSLDLHVGVQVRYVFRMFKLRQKPRIWCPLSIPVRKESRGRGVGGLLVSGDRCRVKY, encoded by the coding sequence ATGGCCAccggcgggagcggcggcggcggcggcgccacgaGAAGAAACTGCTGCGGAGGCTTCTGCGGGTTCCTCTTCACCGTCGGCTTCATCGTGCTCATCTACTGGGCCATCTTCCAGCCCCACCACatccgcgccgccgtcgactCCGCCACCCTCTCCAACCTCACCGTCTCCAAtaacgccgcctccgccgcggacGTCTCCTACCACCTCGCGGTCAAGCTCAGCCTCTACAACCCCAGCGCCCGCGTCAACATCTACTACGACGCCCTCGACGCCGAGCTCCGCTTCCGCGACGCCGTCGTCATCGGCCCGGCCGCCAGCGACACCTCCCCGTCCGAATTCTACCAGCGCAGCAAGACCAACGAGGTGGTGAAGGTGGAGTTCGACTACGGAGCGCAGGGCGTCGCCGTCGCTGGCGACGTCGCCGGGGAGCTGGAGAAGGAGATGAGGAGCGGGGGGCCGGTGAGCTTGGATCTGCACGTGGGCGTGCAGGTGAGGTACGTGTTCAGGATGTTCAAGCTGCGGCAGAAGCCGAGGATCTGGTGCCCGCTGAGCATTCCCGTCAGGAAGGAGAGCCGGGGCCGCGGCGTCGGTGGCCTTCTTGTCTCCGGCGACCGGTGCAGGGTCAAGTACTGA